A stretch of DNA from Rothia mucilaginosa:
ACTCACGCCCTGCGGGCACGCCGAAATCGAGTTATCGATACGCTCACCCGCAATCGACGCCTTATTCAGGCGCATCGAGCGAATCGTGCCGCGGGCAGAATCAATCACCGCAATGTAGCCGTTCTTCGTCGCAACCCAAATGCGACCGGACCAGTCGGGTACCAGACCAACCACAGCGTCATTGGCGCTCTGGGCGAGCATGCGGCTCAGGTCAATACGCTCATCAACTCGGATGCTGCGACCGTCAGCAGAGTGGGAGAGGCGCAACAGGCACTGAGAGCCATCCACCAGAACCATACGGTCCTGCGCGTCAAGGTAGGCGTACACACCACCGAGCAGCGCGCCCTTCGGGATGTCCAAGTGGGAGAGCTCGCGGCCGGTATGCGGGTCAAGGATAGAGAGCTTCGGGGTGATGAACTCGCCGTGGGCGAAGACCTGGGTGCAGAGCACCTGAATGAAGCCGTCACGTCCGGCAAGAATCGTCGGGCAGGCGCCGCCGAGCTTCGTGCCGGTAATCTTCCAGTCACCGGCGCCGGGGCCGGCAAGAGGAGTAGCGTCGGAAGACTGGGCATCACCGTGCATGGTGGTAATGCCGGGTGCGCCCAGGTGCGGATTCGCCTGGGCGTTATAGGTGGGGGTCATGGTTGGTTCTTTCTAACGGTGAGTGGCGCACACCTTCAATGGAGTGCACAAATATGCGCTTTCACATGCGCAAACGTTTCACATTGTAGGGTCAGAAAGCAGTTTTTGACGACACTAAAGGACACCTTGAAACATTGTTCAGGCGACGCTTGAGATCTTCACCTGGAAAGCTCTCAAGCACTACCTTTCAGATTCAAGGCGCCCCTTTACCCCATCACCACGGACTCTCATACCCGCGGCGATTATTTTTAGCTATTTCTCCATGAGCGCCTTTGCCAGGGCATCATCAAGAACCAAGTCAGTAATTGCGCCCGTACGCAACGCGCCGCGCAAAGCACGCACACGGTGAGTACCGGACGCAACGCAAATACGGCGCGGAATGCGGGCAAGCTCCTTCGGAGTCGGACCGGACGCACGCTTATTCAACTCAAGATCAGCCCACGAGCCGTCCTCACGCAGAAGAATCGTGCACATATCCCCCACAACGCCCAGCTCACGCAACTGACGCTGCTCCTGCACCTCAAAATAGCCACCCGAATACACGTGAGAAGGAATAGGTCCACCAAAAGCACCCACGCCAAAAATAGCGAGGTCAACATTCTGCTGGGCATGCAGATTCTTCTGCACGCTACGCTCACGCCACATGGCGGTCTTCGTGTCCGCATAGTCAAAGAACGCGGGAACCGGAAAATGGATAGTCTGCGCATCATAGGCATTCACCAACTGCCCCAGCAGGGAACCCAGGTACGGAATGCCCGAATGGTGCGCGTTACCGGCACCATTCATCTGCACCACAGTCACGCCCTTCAGAGGGCGGCGCGGCAGATGACGAGAAATCTCGGTCATCGTTGAACCCCACGCCACACCCAGGCTCGTTCCATTATCAATCAGGGAATCAAGTAGAGCCGCCGCAGTACGGGATACCTGGCTCATGCGGGCGATGGGGGTGGCGTCCGAACGGACATTCACGAGAGTAACGCGCACCTTATAGCGCTCACCGATGCGGCGCTCAAGCTCGCTGCGGGCACGGAAGGAATCATCTAGACGGATCTGCACCATGCCGCTCTCACGAGCACTTTTAAGCAGACGCGACACAGTGGCTCGAGAAACCCCCAGACGAGCCGCGATAGCGTCCATCGTCATGTTGTGAATGTAGTAAAGCTGCGCTGCCTCGTAGGTATGGTTAGCGCGTTCGTTCATCTGCCACAGACCCCCAGTGAAAATCCGTTCATACTGCTTGGTTATTATTTCACCATTGGGTTTTACTAAATGCAAGATGAAACCCCCACGCCGCACAAGCGGCAATACAGGAAAGAGCAGTACATGAGCTCCCAGCACATTGCACAGCAGTCTCAGCTGACCGCCGAGTCCCGCGCCAAGGCGCTCAAGAGCATGGTCAACGAAGAACTCGACATCTTGGTCGTCGGCGGCGGCATCACCGGTGCAGGCATTGCCCTCGACGCAGCAACCCGCGGTCTGCGCACCGGTATCGTCGAAGCAGGCGACTGGGCTGCAGGCACCAGCGCATGGTCCTCCAAGCTCGTTCACGGCGGCCTGCGCTACCTCTACAACCTCGACTTCAAGCTCGTGACCGAAGCACTGACCGAGCGCGGCCTGCTGCTGAACAAGATCGCACCCCATCTGGTGCACGCACAGCCCTTCCTGTGGCCCCTGAAGATGCCCGTCATCGAGCGCGCATACTCCGCAATCGGCATCGGCATGTACGACACCCTCGCATTCCTCGGTTCCCGCGGCAACAAGGGCGTCCCCTCCCAGCGTCACTTCACCAAGACCGGCACCAAGACCGTCTTCCCCGACATCAAGGACTCCGCATTCAGCGGCGCAATCCAGTTCTACGATGCACGCGTTGACGACGCACGCCTCGTCATCGACGTCGTCCGCACCGCTGCAGGCTACGGCGCACTGGCTGCATCCCGCACCCAGGTTGTCGGCTTCACCAAGGATGCATCCGGCCGCGTCATCGGCGCAGAGCTGGCAGACTTGGAGACCGGCGAGCGCCTGAACGTACGCGCAAAGCACATCATCAACGCAACCGGCGTGTGGACCGAAGAGTCTGAGTCCCTGGCTAACCCCGATGCAGGCCTGGAGGTTCTGGCTTCCAAGGGTATCCACATCGTGGTTCCCCGCGACCGCATCAACGCAACCAGCGGTATCTTCACCAAGACTGAGAAGTCCGTTCTCTTCATCATCCCCTGGCAGCGTTACTGGATCATCGGCACCACCGACACCCCCTACTCCGAGGACCGCGAGCGCCCCGTCGCAACCAGCAAGGACATCGACTACGTGCTGATGCAGGCTAACAAGCTGATCGCTAACCCGCTGACCCGCGAGGATATCATCGGCACCTACACCGGCCTGCGCCCGCTGCTGCAGCCCAAGGTCAAGGACGGCGCAGCATCCACCAAGGTTTCCCGCGAGCACACCGTGACCGAGGTTGCCCCCGGCATGAGCGCAATCGCAGGCGGCAAGCTCACCACCTACCGTGTGATGGCTGCCGACGCTGTGGACTTCGCACTGGGCGAGCAGGCTAAGCAGAACCCCTCCGTAACCGCAACCATCGGCCTGGTCGGCGCAGACGGCTACCACGCAATCGCTGCTAACCGTGCACGCTACGCAGAGCGTTACGGCTGGGATGAGGACCGTATCACCCACCTGCTCGAGCGTTACGGATCGCAGATTGAGGACCTCGGCGCTCTCATCGACGCTGACCCCTCCCTCGGTGCTCCCCTGGCTAAGGCACCCCAGTTCCTGCGTGCAGATGTCGTCTTCGCTGTCCGCTACGAAGGTGCCCTGCACCTGGAGGATGTACTGGTCCGCCGCGTACGCCTCGACCTTGAGCAGCGCGACCGCGGCCTGGCAGCAGCAGACGAAATCCTCGACATCATGCGTGCCGAGCTCGGCTGGGACGACAAGAAGGTCAAGGAGGAACTCGACCTCTACGCCGCACGCGTACAGGCTATCCGCGAGGCAGAGTCCACCTCCACCGACGCTGAGGCATCGGCAAAGATTGAGGCTGTCACCCCCGTGGCACCCCGTGTGAAGCTCTAATCCGTAGAGATTCCACGCACCTTTCGTGACCGGTTATCCGGTACGAACCGACCGTTCACCCCTCACCGAGCATGGGTTATCTCATATTTTCGGTGAGGGGTGGACGAGAGGTTAAATAACCGTTTACGATAATCCCCTGCATAAGAAGCAGCGAGCTAAATACAGGGTTAACCCACTGGTACGATCTGCTTCTCAATCAGACATTCAACCAACAATTTTCGTAGCAACCGCTACACATTTCAGCACAGCGTTGTGCCCCGATCCGCCCGTGCGGTGAGGATGCACGGGAACATGCAAGCAAAGGTTCGCTTGCCTTCCAGACGCTTCGTCTTCAAGGAGCAACAATGTCTCTTCTTGCTTCCGCAGGAACTGTACTTGCAGCCGGCTCTTCCGCTCTCGTGGATGCATCCGGCGCCCCCACCACCCTCGGAATCTTCGCTTCCGAGTTCTTCGGCACCTTCATCCTGATTCTGCTCGGTGCCGGCGTATGCGCCGCAGTGACCCTCAAGAAGTCCTACGCTAAGGACGCAGGCTGGGGTGTTATCACCTTCGGATGGGGTCTGGCAGTGTTCACCGCCGTGTACCTCTCCTTCCATTCCGGTGCACACCTGAACCCCGCTGTGACCGTTGGCCTGGCAACCGCAGGCAAGGACCTGGCAACCGGCGTTCCCGCAACCCCCGGCAACATTGCCCTGTACATCGTCGCTCAGATGCTCGGCGCAATGGCCGGCGCAACCGGAGCGTACCTCACCTACAAGAAGCACTTCGATGAGGACCCGGGCGACCGCCTCGGCATCTTCGCAACCGGCCCCGCCATCAAGTCCTACGGCTGGAACTTGCTCACCGAGATTATCGGCACCTTCGTCCTGATTGGCTGGATCATCGCATCCGGTAAGACCCCCGCCCAGACTGGCCCCTTGGCTGTTGCCCTGGTCGTTGTATCCATCAGTATGAACCTCGGTGGCGCAACCGGTTCCGCTATCAACCCCGCACGTGACCTCGGCCCCCGTATCGCCTACACCTTCCTGCCCATCCCCGGTAAGACCGGTTCCAACTGGTCTTACGCATGGGTTCCGGTTGTTGGCCCAATCATCGGCGCTATCCTCGCAGGCCTGATCGTTCCGGCAGTTCTGCCCCTCTAAACCTCTCTAATACCCCCGTTCTTTTGTTCTAAGGAAAAATCAATGACGACTTCTCTGCACTCCGCAACCCTCAACGTCGAACGCAAGTACATCCTCTCCATCGACCAGGGCACCACCAGCTCCCGCGCGATCCTGTTCAACAAGGCGGGCGAGAACGTGGCTCAAGGCCAGCTCGAGCACGAGCAGATCTTCCCCAAGGCCGGCTGGGTCGAGCACAACGCAACCGAGATTTGGCAGAACGTCCGTAAGGTCGTAGCAATGGCTATGGCAAACGGCGAAGTCAACCACCACGAAATCGCTGCAGTCGGCATCACCAACCAGCGTGAAACCACCGTCGTGTGGGACAAGAACACCGGTGAGCCCGTCTACAACGCAATCGTCTGGCAGGACACCCGCACCCAGGAAATCGTTGAAGAGCTCGCAGGCGAAGAGGGCGTTGGCAAGTACCACGACATCGTCGGCCTGAACCTCTCTACCTACTTCTCCGGCCCCAAGATCAAGTGGATCCTGGACAACGTTGAAGGCGCACGCGAGCGCGCAGAACGCGGCGACCTGCTCTTCGGCAACACCGACACCTGGCTGGTCTGGAACCTGACCGGTGGTGTTGACGGCGGCGTTCACGTCACCGACGTAACCAACGCATCCCGTACCCTGCTGATGAACATCCGCACCCTCGAATGGGATCCGCAGATCGCTGCAGACATGGGCATCCCCATGAGCATGCTGCCCGAAATCAAGTCCTCCTCCGAGGTGTACGGCTTCGGCCGCGCAACCGGTCTGCTTAACGGCACCCCGATTGCCGGTATCCTGGGCGATCAGCAGGCTGCCACCTTTGGCCAGGCCTGCTTCGAGAAGGGCATGGCGAAGAACACCTACGGTACCGGTAACTTCATGCTCATGAACACCGGCAACGAGCCCGTCTTCTCCAACAACGGTCTGCTGACCACCGTCGCATACAAGATTGGCGACGCAGCACCCGT
This window harbors:
- a CDS encoding sugar-binding transcriptional regulator — protein: MNERANHTYEAAQLYYIHNMTMDAIAARLGVSRATVSRLLKSARESGMVQIRLDDSFRARSELERRIGERYKVRVTLVNVRSDATPIARMSQVSRTAAALLDSLIDNGTSLGVAWGSTMTEISRHLPRRPLKGVTVVQMNGAGNAHHSGIPYLGSLLGQLVNAYDAQTIHFPVPAFFDYADTKTAMWRERSVQKNLHAQQNVDLAIFGVGAFGGPIPSHVYSGGYFEVQEQRQLRELGVVGDMCTILLREDGSWADLELNKRASGPTPKELARIPRRICVASGTHRVRALRGALRTGAITDLVLDDALAKALMEK
- a CDS encoding glycerol-3-phosphate dehydrogenase/oxidase; the encoded protein is MSSQHIAQQSQLTAESRAKALKSMVNEELDILVVGGGITGAGIALDAATRGLRTGIVEAGDWAAGTSAWSSKLVHGGLRYLYNLDFKLVTEALTERGLLLNKIAPHLVHAQPFLWPLKMPVIERAYSAIGIGMYDTLAFLGSRGNKGVPSQRHFTKTGTKTVFPDIKDSAFSGAIQFYDARVDDARLVIDVVRTAAGYGALAASRTQVVGFTKDASGRVIGAELADLETGERLNVRAKHIINATGVWTEESESLANPDAGLEVLASKGIHIVVPRDRINATSGIFTKTEKSVLFIIPWQRYWIIGTTDTPYSEDRERPVATSKDIDYVLMQANKLIANPLTREDIIGTYTGLRPLLQPKVKDGAASTKVSREHTVTEVAPGMSAIAGGKLTTYRVMAADAVDFALGEQAKQNPSVTATIGLVGADGYHAIAANRARYAERYGWDEDRITHLLERYGSQIEDLGALIDADPSLGAPLAKAPQFLRADVVFAVRYEGALHLEDVLVRRVRLDLEQRDRGLAAADEILDIMRAELGWDDKKVKEELDLYAARVQAIREAESTSTDAEASAKIEAVTPVAPRVKL
- a CDS encoding MIP/aquaporin family protein, producing the protein MSLLASAGTVLAAGSSALVDASGAPTTLGIFASEFFGTFILILLGAGVCAAVTLKKSYAKDAGWGVITFGWGLAVFTAVYLSFHSGAHLNPAVTVGLATAGKDLATGVPATPGNIALYIVAQMLGAMAGATGAYLTYKKHFDEDPGDRLGIFATGPAIKSYGWNLLTEIIGTFVLIGWIIASGKTPAQTGPLAVALVVVSISMNLGGATGSAINPARDLGPRIAYTFLPIPGKTGSNWSYAWVPVVGPIIGAILAGLIVPAVLPL
- the glpK gene encoding glycerol kinase GlpK, which encodes MTTSLHSATLNVERKYILSIDQGTTSSRAILFNKAGENVAQGQLEHEQIFPKAGWVEHNATEIWQNVRKVVAMAMANGEVNHHEIAAVGITNQRETTVVWDKNTGEPVYNAIVWQDTRTQEIVEELAGEEGVGKYHDIVGLNLSTYFSGPKIKWILDNVEGARERAERGDLLFGNTDTWLVWNLTGGVDGGVHVTDVTNASRTLLMNIRTLEWDPQIAADMGIPMSMLPEIKSSSEVYGFGRATGLLNGTPIAGILGDQQAATFGQACFEKGMAKNTYGTGNFMLMNTGNEPVFSNNGLLTTVAYKIGDAAPVYALEGSVAMSGSLIQWLRDNLRMIEHAAESEELATSVKDSGGCYVVPAFSGLFAPHWRSDARGVIVGLTRYVNRAHIVRAALEATAFQTREVLDAMNADSGVELSELRVDGGMTANEFLMQFQADILGVPVIRPKVVETTALGAAYAAGIAVGFWTGEQDVVDNWAEDKRWLPSMEPAEVDRQYRLWKKAVSRTLEWVDEDVPTA